One Edaphobacter bradus DNA window includes the following coding sequences:
- a CDS encoding menaquinone biosynthetic enzyme MqnA/MqnD family protein: protein MAPSSSHPVRVAAIKFLNPAPLMWDFEHPPLATTLAERFQLHYTLPSRCAEELLAARADLGLIPIASLTPDLAVVPNCTIASLDHVRSIQLIVKDHRGASQPLESIRSIASDTASRSSVAYAEILFRRFLNVHPAFVPATADPVAMLKQADAALLIGDPALRAVESRAEIEQAVGHCHWFDLAHEWRTRTSLPWVAAVWAVRPEALSIAHITPAQLIDNLTLSRDHGLAHIEDLVSEWTQRLPLSSETIRHYLTRNIHYRLDADCIRTIQLFRQYAAEINALPPLPNLRFL, encoded by the coding sequence TTGGCCCCTAGCTCGTCACATCCCGTCCGCGTCGCCGCTATCAAGTTTCTTAATCCCGCCCCTCTCATGTGGGACTTCGAGCATCCACCGCTCGCCACTACGCTGGCCGAGCGCTTCCAGCTCCACTACACGCTTCCCTCGCGCTGCGCGGAAGAACTCCTCGCCGCCCGCGCCGATCTCGGCCTCATCCCCATCGCCTCACTCACGCCCGATCTGGCCGTCGTTCCCAACTGCACGATCGCATCTCTCGACCACGTCCGCTCCATCCAGCTCATCGTCAAAGACCACAGGGGCGCATCGCAGCCTCTCGAATCCATCCGGTCCATCGCCTCCGATACCGCCTCGCGCAGTTCGGTCGCCTATGCCGAGATCCTCTTCCGCAGGTTCCTCAACGTCCATCCTGCCTTCGTCCCGGCAACGGCCGACCCTGTCGCAATGCTCAAGCAGGCCGACGCCGCGCTCCTGATCGGAGACCCCGCTCTGCGCGCCGTCGAATCACGCGCGGAGATCGAGCAGGCCGTCGGCCACTGCCATTGGTTCGATCTCGCGCACGAGTGGCGCACGCGAACCTCGCTCCCCTGGGTCGCCGCCGTCTGGGCCGTTCGACCGGAGGCCCTCTCCATCGCTCACATCACTCCAGCGCAGCTCATCGACAACCTCACTCTCTCGCGCGATCACGGCCTCGCCCACATCGAAGACCTCGTCTCTGAGTGGACTCAACGCCTTCCACTTTCATCCGAGACTATCCGCCACTACCTGACCCGCAACATCCACTACCGCCTCGACGCCGACTGCATCCGCACGATCCAGCTTTTTCGGCAGTATGCCGCTGAAATCAACGCTCTTCCCCCGCTCCCTAACCTGCGCTTTCTCTAG
- a CDS encoding DUF3565 domain-containing protein: MKRAIIGFDKDEEGHWVAKLECGHGQHVRHDPPWTVREWVTTEEGRRSRLGAVLECKRCDEESQSEASGE, translated from the coding sequence ATGAAGCGAGCGATTATCGGGTTCGACAAAGATGAGGAAGGCCACTGGGTGGCGAAGCTGGAGTGCGGGCATGGGCAGCATGTGAGGCACGATCCGCCATGGACGGTGCGCGAGTGGGTGACGACGGAGGAGGGAAGAAGGTCGCGGCTCGGCGCTGTGCTTGAGTGCAAGCGGTGTGATGAGGAGTCGCAGAGCGAAGCCTCTGGCGAGTGA
- the dprA gene encoding DNA-processing protein DprA, producing the protein MRVGQRETARLAWLALILTPGMGAKRIWKAMARLGGAARLFDASLTELEGFGMPAQSAQFVFEGKAREAAENEMARVIEAGGQIMTPEDEGYPARLREIYDPPAVLWVRGSVELLSRPGIAVVGTRHPSPYGAGMAEMLSRDLAARGMTILSGMARGVDTAAHKGALEARGKTVAVWGTGIDVIYPKENKKLAESIVASGGTIVSEYPLGTFPAPQNFPIRNRILSGMSVGVLVIEAAEYSGTRITARCAMEQNRDVYAVPGNVTNKNAWGPNTLIKQGAKLTATWEDVWEELSSDIRRQLEDEIGVAGGDESKSMGAASLFSDSPLAEHERAVLERLRHDEATQLDELIERLEAELGSAEIFTALFELELAGRVKQLPGKNYVRAF; encoded by the coding sequence TTGAGGGTGGGCCAACGTGAGACAGCGCGGTTAGCGTGGCTGGCGTTGATCCTTACGCCTGGCATGGGCGCAAAGCGGATATGGAAGGCGATGGCGCGGCTAGGAGGTGCAGCGCGGCTCTTCGACGCTTCTCTGACTGAGCTTGAGGGGTTCGGAATGCCTGCGCAGTCGGCGCAGTTCGTCTTCGAAGGGAAGGCGCGCGAGGCTGCCGAGAACGAGATGGCTCGGGTGATCGAGGCAGGCGGCCAGATTATGACGCCGGAGGATGAGGGATATCCGGCGAGGTTGCGGGAGATCTACGATCCGCCGGCTGTGCTGTGGGTTCGCGGAAGCGTGGAGCTGTTGTCGCGGCCGGGAATTGCCGTTGTCGGCACACGGCATCCTTCGCCGTATGGCGCTGGAATGGCGGAGATGCTCTCACGCGATCTGGCTGCGCGAGGAATGACGATTCTGAGCGGCATGGCGCGTGGCGTGGATACGGCGGCGCACAAGGGAGCGTTGGAGGCCAGAGGGAAGACGGTCGCGGTGTGGGGAACGGGGATCGACGTCATCTACCCGAAGGAGAACAAGAAGCTCGCTGAGAGTATTGTTGCGAGCGGCGGGACCATCGTGAGCGAGTATCCGCTGGGGACGTTTCCTGCGCCGCAGAACTTTCCGATCCGCAACCGGATTTTGAGTGGGATGAGTGTGGGCGTGCTGGTCATCGAGGCGGCCGAGTACAGCGGCACCCGGATCACGGCGCGTTGCGCGATGGAGCAGAACCGCGATGTCTACGCGGTGCCGGGGAACGTGACAAACAAGAACGCCTGGGGGCCGAATACGCTGATCAAGCAGGGAGCGAAGCTGACGGCGACCTGGGAAGATGTGTGGGAGGAGCTCTCCTCTGATATAAGGAGACAACTCGAAGATGAGATTGGAGTTGCAGGCGGCGATGAATCGAAATCGATGGGTGCTGCATCCTTATTTAGCGATTCGCCGCTGGCAGAGCACGAAAGGGCCGTTCTGGAGCGGCTGCGGCACGACGAAGCAACGCAGCTTGACGAGCTGATCGAGCGTCTTGAGGCGGAGTTGGGTTCCGCGGAGATATTCACCGCGCTGTTCGAGCTGGAACTCGCGGGACGCGTGAAGCAGTTGCCAGGCAAGAATTATGTTCGAGCTTTTTGA
- the topA gene encoding type I DNA topoisomerase produces the protein MAKSLVIVESPAKAKTINKYLGNDYQVEASLGHIMDLPKNDIGVELKKRTFEPTLIVSPGKEKVVAHLKKLASKAEMVYLAPDPDREGEAIAAHLSMQLLPMVKDKSKVRRVTFNEITQKAVKAAFSHARDVDENLVDAQQTRRVLDRLVGYQISPLLWDKVRRGLSAGRVQTVALRLIVEREQEINEFKPVEYWTINAVLKPGADGQEFVARFVGIDGVAARVANGTDESGKELFIASSLPNKERIDQVVAQLERAKWSVRSVERKERKRNPTAPFTTSKLQQDASGRLGFNVRRTMGVAQRLYEGVELGSEGTVGLITYMRTDSTRVAPDAIVDVREYVEKKLGAQYLPAKPNEYKSKKDAQDAHEAIRPTNVAFTPDSIRRYLSDEQYRLYRLIWQRFVASQMVPAVFDQTTVDIAAVADKTYDFRVSGSVLKFDGFLKVYEQVKVDSAKKDDEDDDADDKRLPALNDGQALTKVRVDSEQKFTEPPPRYNEASLVKVLEERGIGRPSTYASIINTIQDRDYVKKIGAKFVPTEIGIVVTKLLVKNFPYIFDTQYTATLEGELDAVEDGQERWTDLLNGFYDHFEKELKVAEKHMEDIKRMEEPTHEVCEKCGSPLILKWGKFGSFYSCSNFTKVKPMTVAAGPWKKDQKAVVKKITSALHYPMTVKATTDDEIAFTREAADAKALVAAIDEAFTQGKKVTAETFSCDFTKENFAAKPDLSAPGAEEDPEEEACDNCGRTMVLRNGPWGPFMACPGYNEDPPCKTIRKLNQKVQQKPPVQLEESCPRCGKPLLLRNGQYGEFISCSGYPKCKYIKQELLDVKCPKDGGDIAVRKTKRGDVFYGCVNYPKCDFASNLKLIDHTCPKCDSAYLLEVVNDKGTYWVCPNNHEALPKRRKKKGAEEEAPTTPRCNYEKKVAGPAQTTVERPDPEKTRPVVESVVVA, from the coding sequence ATGGCTAAGTCACTTGTGATCGTAGAGTCGCCGGCGAAGGCGAAGACGATCAATAAATATCTCGGCAATGATTACCAGGTGGAGGCCTCGCTGGGGCACATCATGGACCTGCCGAAGAACGATATCGGCGTGGAACTGAAGAAGCGGACGTTTGAGCCGACTCTGATCGTGTCCCCGGGCAAAGAGAAGGTAGTAGCTCATCTGAAGAAGCTGGCGTCGAAGGCGGAGATGGTGTATCTCGCACCTGACCCTGACCGCGAGGGGGAGGCGATTGCCGCGCATCTTTCGATGCAGCTTCTGCCGATGGTGAAGGACAAGAGCAAGGTGCGGCGCGTGACGTTTAACGAGATCACGCAAAAGGCCGTGAAGGCCGCGTTCTCGCATGCTCGCGATGTAGACGAGAACCTGGTGGACGCGCAGCAGACGCGTCGTGTGCTGGATCGACTTGTGGGGTATCAGATCTCTCCTCTGCTGTGGGACAAGGTTCGCCGTGGACTGAGCGCGGGGCGCGTGCAGACTGTGGCTCTGCGGTTGATCGTGGAGCGCGAGCAGGAGATCAACGAGTTCAAGCCGGTGGAGTATTGGACGATCAACGCGGTGTTGAAGCCAGGTGCAGACGGGCAGGAGTTCGTCGCGAGGTTTGTCGGTATCGATGGCGTTGCTGCGCGTGTTGCGAACGGAACGGATGAGAGCGGCAAGGAGCTTTTCATCGCCAGCTCGCTGCCGAACAAGGAGCGCATTGATCAGGTCGTTGCGCAACTTGAGAGAGCGAAGTGGAGCGTGCGTTCCGTTGAACGCAAGGAGCGCAAGCGGAACCCGACGGCTCCGTTTACGACGAGCAAGCTGCAACAGGATGCCTCGGGCCGGCTGGGCTTCAACGTCCGCCGGACGATGGGCGTCGCGCAGCGTCTATATGAGGGCGTAGAGCTCGGCAGCGAGGGCACAGTCGGTCTGATTACGTATATGCGTACCGACTCGACGCGCGTGGCTCCCGATGCGATCGTCGATGTACGGGAGTACGTTGAGAAGAAGCTTGGCGCGCAGTATCTGCCGGCGAAGCCGAACGAGTACAAGAGCAAGAAGGATGCGCAGGATGCGCACGAGGCGATTCGTCCGACGAACGTGGCGTTCACTCCCGACAGCATTCGCAGGTATCTGAGCGATGAGCAGTACCGGCTTTACCGGCTGATCTGGCAGCGGTTTGTGGCGTCGCAGATGGTTCCGGCGGTGTTCGATCAGACGACGGTGGATATTGCTGCGGTCGCGGACAAGACGTATGACTTCCGCGTCTCGGGTTCAGTGCTGAAGTTCGACGGCTTCCTGAAGGTGTATGAGCAGGTGAAGGTCGACTCGGCGAAGAAGGATGACGAGGACGACGATGCTGATGACAAGCGTCTGCCCGCATTGAACGATGGCCAGGCGCTGACGAAGGTACGCGTCGATTCGGAGCAGAAGTTCACCGAGCCGCCGCCGCGTTACAACGAAGCCTCCCTGGTGAAGGTGCTGGAGGAGCGCGGAATCGGGCGGCCTTCGACTTATGCGTCCATCATTAATACGATTCAGGATCGCGACTATGTGAAGAAGATCGGCGCAAAGTTTGTGCCGACTGAAATCGGCATCGTCGTGACGAAGCTGCTGGTGAAGAACTTCCCGTACATCTTCGACACGCAGTACACGGCGACGCTCGAGGGCGAACTCGATGCGGTTGAGGATGGCCAGGAGCGCTGGACCGATCTGCTGAATGGCTTCTACGACCACTTTGAGAAAGAGCTCAAGGTCGCCGAGAAGCACATGGAAGACATCAAGCGAATGGAGGAGCCAACGCACGAGGTCTGCGAGAAGTGCGGCTCTCCGCTGATTCTGAAGTGGGGCAAGTTCGGCAGCTTCTATTCGTGTTCGAACTTCACCAAGGTGAAGCCGATGACGGTTGCGGCTGGTCCGTGGAAGAAGGACCAGAAGGCAGTGGTGAAGAAGATTACTTCGGCGCTGCACTATCCGATGACGGTGAAGGCGACGACGGACGATGAGATCGCGTTTACCAGAGAGGCTGCGGACGCGAAGGCCCTCGTGGCTGCGATCGACGAGGCTTTCACGCAGGGCAAGAAGGTGACGGCCGAGACGTTCAGCTGCGACTTCACCAAGGAAAACTTCGCGGCGAAGCCGGATTTAAGCGCTCCGGGCGCGGAGGAAGACCCGGAGGAAGAGGCCTGCGACAACTGCGGCCGGACGATGGTGCTGCGCAATGGACCGTGGGGGCCGTTCATGGCTTGCCCGGGCTACAACGAGGATCCGCCTTGCAAGACGATCCGCAAGCTGAACCAGAAGGTGCAGCAGAAGCCTCCGGTGCAACTGGAGGAGAGCTGCCCGCGGTGCGGCAAGCCGTTGCTGCTGCGCAATGGGCAGTATGGCGAGTTCATCAGCTGTAGCGGCTACCCGAAGTGCAAGTACATCAAGCAGGAGCTACTGGATGTGAAGTGCCCGAAGGACGGCGGAGACATCGCGGTTCGGAAGACGAAGCGCGGCGATGTGTTCTACGGCTGCGTGAACTATCCGAAGTGCGACTTTGCCTCCAATCTGAAGCTGATCGACCATACGTGCCCGAAGTGCGACAGCGCGTATCTGCTCGAAGTGGTCAACGACAAGGGCACGTACTGGGTCTGCCCGAACAATCATGAAGCTCTGCCGAAGCGCCGCAAGAAGAAGGGCGCTGAGGAAGAGGCTCCAACAACACCGCGTTGCAACTATGAGAAGAAGGTCGCAGGACCGGCGCAGACGACGGTTGAGCGGCCTGATCCGGAGAAGACCCGGCCGGTGGTTGAAAGCGTTGTTGTTGCATAA
- a CDS encoding DUF4760 domain-containing protein has product MATAADAEVILRLYELRQEEALRRARKFMVFEFNPKNLEELRAVSRNPGTQENAYWRQTVTYWEMAASFVLRGAVDPELFFDSAAEGVLLYAKFHHFHAVTEKESGNPFMRNTAALIERFPAANSLHEMFLKAFGQTKS; this is encoded by the coding sequence ATGGCTACGGCAGCAGATGCTGAGGTGATACTGCGTTTGTACGAACTGCGGCAGGAGGAAGCCCTGCGGCGAGCACGGAAGTTTATGGTCTTCGAGTTCAACCCGAAGAACCTGGAGGAGCTGAGGGCAGTCTCACGAAATCCCGGGACGCAGGAGAACGCGTACTGGCGACAGACGGTGACCTACTGGGAGATGGCTGCCTCGTTCGTGCTGCGCGGGGCGGTCGATCCGGAGCTGTTCTTTGATTCGGCGGCCGAGGGCGTCCTGCTGTACGCCAAGTTTCACCACTTCCACGCGGTGACCGAGAAGGAGTCGGGGAACCCGTTCATGCGGAATACAGCTGCGCTGATTGAGCGGTTTCCGGCGGCTAACTCGCTCCACGAGATGTTTCTGAAGGCGTTTGGGCAGACGAAGTCCTGA
- a CDS encoding DUF427 domain-containing protein, with product MAKAVWNGQVLAESETYETIEGNIYFPDETVKREFLKPSSTTSSCPWKGQARYYTVVVDGQENQDAAWYYPDPKPAARGVKHHIAFWRGVEVTK from the coding sequence ATGGCGAAGGCAGTTTGGAATGGCCAGGTTCTGGCCGAGAGCGAGACGTACGAGACGATTGAGGGCAATATTTATTTCCCCGACGAGACGGTCAAGCGGGAGTTCCTGAAGCCAAGTTCGACGACCTCAAGCTGTCCCTGGAAGGGACAGGCGAGGTACTACACGGTGGTCGTGGATGGACAGGAGAACCAGGACGCGGCGTGGTACTACCCCGATCCCAAGCCTGCGGCCCGAGGTGTGAAGCACCATATTGCCTTCTGGCGTGGCGTGGAAGTGACTAAGTAA
- a CDS encoding cupin domain-containing protein codes for MKTYLIRAAIFLALPLAVFGVMHSQQAAQQTQRLPQFENEDVKVWKSVILPNAPLTMHRHDHPRVIIALNGGTMNIVEQNGPTERHVWETGKAYWLPAMPPGAMHSDVNAGDKPIEVMVVELEKEK; via the coding sequence ATGAAAACCTACCTGATCCGTGCCGCAATCTTCCTGGCTCTCCCGCTGGCCGTCTTCGGCGTCATGCACTCCCAGCAGGCCGCACAACAGACGCAGCGCCTCCCTCAGTTTGAGAACGAAGACGTAAAGGTGTGGAAGTCTGTCATCCTGCCCAATGCGCCGCTGACCATGCACCGCCACGATCACCCCCGCGTCATCATTGCGCTCAACGGCGGAACAATGAACATCGTTGAGCAGAATGGCCCCACCGAGCGCCACGTCTGGGAGACCGGCAAAGCCTACTGGCTCCCCGCGATGCCCCCAGGCGCTATGCATAGCGATGTCAACGCCGGTGATAAACCGATTGAAGTAATGGTCGTGGAACTCGAGAAGGAAAAATGA
- a CDS encoding pyridoxal phosphate-dependent decarboxylase family protein translates to MKGKDEGLRTGMTEKTLDPVSEAEWAELRGLGHKMLDGIFDHLQGLRTQPVWQAPEAALRTLAAEGVPRQGQGAAAAYESFLRDVLPSSVGNTHPRFWGWVMGSGTPVGMLAEMLASGMNPNVGGFNDAPMVVEELVIRWMAELMGLPEGTSGLLTSGGSMANLVGLAVGRHARAGFDVRAEGMQGGPELRVYCSTETHSWLKKSMELMGMGRASLRSVGVDGSYRMKIAELREAIAADRAAGHRPVCVVGTTGTVNTGATDDLTAIADVCAAEGLWFHVDGAFGALAYWSERLRPALKGMERADSLAFDLHKWGYVPYEIGCVLVRDAEAHKAAFATGASYLTAMERGPVAGGIRFADRGVDLSRGFRALKAWMSLRAYGVDALVALVEQNVEQARYLAERVEASPVLELAAEVPLNLVCFRYRGASDQENKEILMRLQESGVAVPSGTVVGGRFAIRVANTNHRSRREDFDLLVEAVERIGREVVG, encoded by the coding sequence TTGAAAGGCAAGGATGAGGGGTTGCGCACGGGGATGACGGAGAAGACTCTCGATCCGGTGAGCGAGGCGGAGTGGGCTGAGTTGCGCGGGCTTGGGCACAAGATGCTGGACGGAATCTTTGACCACCTGCAGGGTTTGAGGACTCAGCCGGTATGGCAGGCTCCCGAGGCGGCGCTGCGGACACTTGCTGCCGAGGGCGTTCCGCGCCAGGGGCAGGGTGCGGCTGCGGCCTACGAGAGCTTCTTGAGGGACGTGCTGCCTTCTTCGGTGGGGAATACGCATCCGCGGTTCTGGGGATGGGTGATGGGGAGTGGAACGCCGGTAGGGATGCTGGCGGAGATGCTGGCGTCGGGGATGAATCCGAACGTGGGTGGATTTAACGACGCCCCAATGGTGGTTGAGGAGCTGGTAATCAGGTGGATGGCAGAGCTGATGGGGCTGCCGGAGGGGACGAGCGGACTGCTGACGAGTGGCGGGAGTATGGCGAATCTGGTCGGGCTGGCGGTTGGACGACATGCTCGAGCGGGGTTCGATGTGCGCGCGGAGGGAATGCAGGGAGGACCGGAGCTGCGGGTGTACTGCTCGACCGAGACGCATAGCTGGCTGAAGAAGTCGATGGAGCTGATGGGGATGGGGAGGGCGAGCCTTCGTTCAGTCGGAGTAGATGGCAGCTACCGGATGAAGATTGCCGAGCTGCGTGAGGCGATTGCGGCTGATCGGGCTGCGGGGCATCGCCCAGTGTGCGTGGTGGGGACGACGGGCACGGTGAATACCGGCGCCACGGACGATCTGACGGCGATCGCGGATGTGTGTGCGGCCGAGGGGCTGTGGTTCCATGTGGACGGGGCGTTTGGAGCGCTGGCCTACTGGAGCGAAAGGCTGCGGCCTGCGCTGAAGGGGATGGAGCGTGCGGATTCGCTGGCGTTCGATCTGCACAAGTGGGGGTATGTGCCGTATGAGATCGGGTGCGTTCTGGTGCGGGATGCGGAGGCGCACAAGGCGGCATTTGCCACGGGAGCAAGCTATCTGACGGCGATGGAGCGAGGGCCGGTGGCGGGCGGGATCAGGTTTGCCGACCGCGGCGTGGATCTGTCGCGGGGGTTCAGGGCGCTGAAGGCGTGGATGAGCCTGAGGGCGTATGGCGTGGATGCCCTGGTCGCTCTGGTTGAGCAGAACGTGGAGCAGGCGCGGTATCTGGCGGAGAGAGTAGAGGCTTCTCCGGTGCTGGAGCTGGCGGCGGAGGTTCCGCTGAATCTTGTGTGCTTCCGGTATCGCGGGGCGAGTGACCAGGAGAACAAAGAGATATTGATGCGGCTGCAGGAGAGCGGTGTGGCGGTGCCTTCGGGGACAGTGGTGGGCGGCCGATTTGCGATTCGTGTGGCGAATACGAATCACCGGTCGCGGCGGGAAGACTTTGATCTGCTGGTGGAGGCGGTGGAGAGGATTGGGCGCGAGGTGGTTGGGTGA
- a CDS encoding sensor histidine kinase → MACLLGPAPFASTWRCIISTLDNYIPDITLPAESPLVFAGPPAHPTPLHEIVAALRTVPPLDGLTEEEYAWLATHGAERVGEPGSIVFLEGVPADRMTFILRGEIHVRRHNTGPLTLWIGRAGQMTGKLPFSRMKTFGADGYSIGNTWALDIHQDLFPAMLAAIPSMAQRSVSTLLDRVREVTRIEQQAEKLAALGKLAANLAHELNNPASAAQRSASSLFSELRQYGDQKYRMGNLCLPDSITSQYRAWIASARASMAEREAQAVSSPNLLAESDRELELLRWLESHNVPNPWAIAPALAETFLPISKLDELAGIMSSEALPVAVSTVASSLRAERMAETVVSSTLRIFDLISAIKDYSYMDQAPVQDVDLAQSLENTLVMFKSRLHHVTVETTFDPALPCVAAFGRELNQVWFALIENAVDAMSAGSKDGTAQGTLRLKTHLSGHMAFVEIWDSGPGIPPELRDRIFEPFFSTKVLGDGLGLGLDTVQRIVSKHSGYIHVDSKPGSTCFQVRIPIDQALAY, encoded by the coding sequence TTGGCTTGTCTTTTAGGGCCCGCACCCTTCGCCAGCACATGGAGGTGCATTATCAGCACTCTCGACAACTACATCCCCGACATCACCCTCCCGGCCGAGAGTCCGCTGGTCTTCGCCGGGCCGCCCGCGCATCCTACTCCGCTGCACGAGATCGTCGCCGCCCTTCGCACGGTTCCGCCGCTGGACGGCCTCACTGAAGAGGAGTACGCCTGGCTCGCCACCCACGGCGCCGAGCGCGTCGGCGAACCTGGCTCGATCGTCTTCCTCGAAGGAGTCCCAGCCGACCGCATGACCTTCATCCTCAGGGGGGAGATCCACGTCCGCCGTCACAACACCGGCCCCCTGACCCTCTGGATCGGCCGCGCCGGGCAGATGACCGGCAAACTGCCCTTCTCGCGCATGAAGACCTTCGGCGCCGACGGCTACTCGATCGGCAACACCTGGGCGCTCGACATCCATCAGGACCTCTTCCCCGCCATGCTCGCAGCCATTCCCTCCATGGCGCAGCGCAGCGTCTCCACCTTGCTCGACCGCGTCCGCGAGGTCACGCGCATCGAGCAACAGGCTGAAAAGCTCGCTGCCCTCGGCAAGCTCGCCGCCAACCTCGCGCACGAGCTCAACAACCCGGCCTCCGCCGCGCAGCGCTCCGCCTCCAGCCTCTTCTCCGAGCTGCGCCAGTACGGCGACCAGAAGTACCGCATGGGAAATCTCTGTCTCCCCGACTCCATCACCTCGCAGTACCGTGCATGGATCGCCAGCGCCCGTGCCAGCATGGCCGAGCGGGAGGCCCAGGCCGTCAGCTCCCCAAACCTCCTTGCCGAGAGCGACCGCGAGCTTGAGCTCCTCCGCTGGCTCGAGTCCCACAACGTCCCAAATCCCTGGGCCATCGCCCCGGCGTTGGCGGAGACCTTCCTGCCCATCTCCAAACTCGACGAGCTCGCCGGCATCATGTCCTCCGAAGCCCTCCCTGTGGCCGTCTCCACAGTCGCCAGCTCGCTCCGCGCCGAGCGCATGGCCGAGACCGTCGTCAGCTCCACCCTGCGCATCTTCGACCTCATCAGCGCCATCAAGGACTACTCCTACATGGACCAGGCGCCCGTTCAGGACGTCGATCTCGCGCAGTCGCTCGAGAACACACTCGTCATGTTCAAGTCGCGCCTGCACCACGTCACCGTCGAAACTACCTTCGACCCCGCGCTACCCTGCGTCGCCGCTTTCGGCCGCGAGCTCAACCAGGTCTGGTTCGCGCTCATCGAAAACGCCGTCGACGCCATGAGCGCCGGCAGCAAGGACGGCACAGCCCAGGGAACGCTCCGCCTCAAAACGCACCTCAGTGGCCATATGGCCTTCGTTGAGATATGGGACTCAGGCCCCGGCATCCCGCCCGAGCTGCGCGACCGCATCTTCGAGCCCTTCTTCTCTACCAAGGTCCTCGGCGACGGACTCGGACTCGGACTCGACACGGTTCAGCGCATCGTCAGCAAACACTCGGGCTACATCCATGTTGATTCCAAGCCCGGATCCACATGCTTCCAGGTCCGCATCCCCATCGACCAGGCCCTCGCCTACTAA
- the ilvC gene encoding ketol-acid reductoisomerase gives MAKTYHDQDADLSLIQAKKVAIIGYGSQGHAHALNLKDSGVEVRVGLRPDSPNAERARKAGLVVDTVANVSKWADVIMNLTPDQTAAKVHKAEVEPNLAPGKTLMFAHGFNIRFGTIVPPAGVDVSLVAPKAPGHRVREVFTEGGGVPGLVAVEQDASGNALKLALSYAKGIGCTRAGVLQTTFTEETETDLFGEQAVLCGGTAALVKAGFEVLTEAGYQPELAYFEVLHELKLIVDLMYRGGLAYMRHSISDTAEWGDYMAGPRIVTHETKKAMKKLLEEIQDGSFAKKFIEENETGRHEFARIRQQEAAHPIETVGAGLRKSMPFLDPVKVVDGTVQKA, from the coding sequence ATGGCAAAGACCTACCACGACCAAGACGCAGACCTCTCCCTCATCCAGGCCAAGAAGGTAGCCATCATCGGCTACGGCTCGCAGGGCCATGCCCATGCCCTCAACCTCAAGGACTCCGGCGTTGAGGTCCGCGTAGGCCTCCGCCCCGACTCTCCCAACGCCGAGCGCGCCCGCAAGGCCGGCCTCGTCGTCGACACCGTCGCCAACGTCAGCAAGTGGGCCGACGTCATCATGAACCTCACGCCTGACCAGACCGCCGCCAAGGTCCACAAGGCTGAGGTTGAACCCAATCTGGCCCCCGGCAAGACCCTCATGTTCGCCCACGGCTTCAACATCCGCTTCGGCACCATCGTCCCGCCCGCTGGCGTCGACGTCTCCCTCGTCGCCCCTAAGGCCCCCGGTCACCGCGTCCGCGAGGTCTTCACCGAAGGCGGCGGAGTCCCCGGCCTCGTCGCTGTCGAGCAGGACGCGAGCGGTAACGCTCTGAAGCTCGCCCTCAGCTACGCCAAGGGCATCGGCTGCACCCGCGCCGGAGTCCTCCAGACCACCTTCACCGAGGAGACCGAGACCGACCTCTTCGGCGAGCAGGCCGTCCTCTGCGGAGGCACCGCCGCCCTCGTCAAGGCAGGCTTCGAGGTCCTCACCGAAGCCGGCTACCAGCCTGAGCTCGCCTACTTCGAGGTCCTCCACGAGCTCAAGCTCATCGTCGACCTCATGTATCGCGGCGGCCTCGCCTACATGCGCCACTCCATCTCCGACACCGCCGAGTGGGGAGACTACATGGCCGGCCCCCGCATCGTCACCCACGAAACCAAAAAGGCCATGAAGAAGCTCCTCGAAGAGATCCAGGACGGCTCCTTCGCCAAGAAGTTCATCGAAGAGAACGAGACTGGCCGCCACGAGTTCGCCCGCATCCGCCAGCAGGAGGCCGCGCACCCCATCGAGACCGTCGGCGCCGGCCTGCGCAAGTCCATGCCCTTCCTCGACCCCGTCAAGGTCGTCGACGGAACCGTGCAGAAGGCCTGA